Genomic segment of Nitrospirota bacterium:
CATCTCGGCAAGAGCTACGGAGGTGTTCAGCGCCGTCTGGCCGCCCATGGTCGGCAGCAGCGCGTCCGGACGTTCGCGCTCGATGATCTTCTCAACGACGGCGGGCGTGATCGGCTCGATGTAGGTCCGGTGCGCCATCTCGGGGTCGGTCATGATCGTCGCCGGATTGGAATTCACCAGCACGATCTCGTAGCCTTCCTCCTTCAGCGCCTTGCAGGCCTGAACGCCCGAGTAATCGAATTCGCAGGCCTGGCCTATCACGATCGGCCCCGCGCCGATGATCAGGATCTTTTTGATGTCGGTTCTCTTCGGCATGAAATCCTTCCTTAACAGAGACGACCTGAAGTCGAACAGTTGATTGTTGCGGAGGGCATGGAGTTCATTGCTCAATGGTCCATGCATACAACGGGTCTTTCCCTATTTCTCCCCGGTCACCGTGTCCCCCTGTAGATCTTATTCTTACTCGAACTCCTGCACCCACCCGTTCTCGAGCCCATACTTGTCCATGATCTGCCGCGCCTCCTCATATTCCCCGGCCGTGATCCTGCGAGACAGCTCCTTGATCTGGGTTGCCTTGTACGCCGGGAAGTACTGGGACATGAGGCTGATGTGGACATCCTTCGAAATCTCTTCGGCCAGGAACTTCATCACGCTCTCGGTGCCGGAGAGACCGCCCGGCAGGACGAGGTGGCGGATGATGAGCCCTCGCTTTGCCAGGCCGGTTTCATCGACGACCAGGTTGCCCACTTGCCGGTACATCTCCCGGACGGCAGCCCGGTTGACTTCCGGATACTGGGACGCCGCAGAATAGCGCCGTGCAACAGCCTCATCGGAATACCGCATGTCCGGCAGATAGATATCCACGATGCCATCAAGGAGCTTGAGCGATTCAACCGAATCGTAGCCGCTCGTGTTGTACACGATGGGCAGGTCGAACCCTCGCTCCCGTGCTATGCCGAGCGCCTTCAGGATCTGCGGCATGAAATGGGTCGGCGTCACCAGATTCAGGTTGTGGCACCCCTGCTCCTGCAGCCAGGTCATCTGGCAGGAGATCTCGCCCGGCGTACGCTCCGTGCCGGTCCCGAGCTGGCTGATAGGATAGTTCTGGCAATAAACGCACCGCAGATTGCAGTTGGCGAAAAAAATGGTCCCCGAACCCTTCGCTCCCGAAAGAGGCGGTTCCTCGCCGAGATGGGGGCTCGCGCTCGAAACAACTGCCTTCAGGCCGGAACGGCAGAAGCCGAGTTTGTCGTCCTTCAGACGGTTCACCCCGCATTCCCGGGGGCAGACACGGCAGGATTCGAGGAGATTGTAGGCAGCCTCGATGCGAATTTGTAATTCTGTTTGTGAAACTGAAACCATAATACCCGTTGAAACCACAGGTTAACACAGATGAACACCGGTAAAACAATCAGGATTTGATTTGCCGCAAATAAGCACACCCTTGTTGCCAAAACGCGGGCATAAAGAGATCACAATATGTTTTTAAATCAGCTCCTGCGCCTCTCGTGCCTTCTTGCGGCTGTCACTTCCCGCTGTTATCCGTGTCAATCCTTGTTCATCCGTTGTTGAACTTTTCTCTTTGCACTTCTCCATCATGTCCGTGAACCGCTGGAACAGGTACCTGCTGTCGTGCGGGCCCGGTGATGCTTCGGGATGATATTGGACCGAAAAGGCCGGAAGAGTCTTGTGCCGGAAACCCTCGCAGGTATTATCATTCAGGTTCACGTGCGTCATCACGACCTCGTCCTTCACGGTCTCCATGTCAACGGCGAACCCGTGGTTCTCCGCGGCAATCTCCACCTTGCGCGTCGTCAGGTCCATGATCGGCTGGTTCGCGCCATGATGCCCGAACTTGAGCTTGTAGGTCCTGCCGCCGAGGGCAAGGCCCAGC
This window contains:
- a CDS encoding radical SAM protein gives rise to the protein MNRLKDDKLGFCRSGLKAVVSSASPHLGEEPPLSGAKGSGTIFFANCNLRCVYCQNYPISQLGTGTERTPGEISCQMTWLQEQGCHNLNLVTPTHFMPQILKALGIARERGFDLPIVYNTSGYDSVESLKLLDGIVDIYLPDMRYSDEAVARRYSAASQYPEVNRAAVREMYRQVGNLVVDETGLAKRGLIIRHLVLPGGLSGTESVMKFLAEEISKDVHISLMSQYFPAYKATQIKELSRRITAGEYEEARQIMDKYGLENGWVQEFE